A window of the Natronomonas salina genome harbors these coding sequences:
- a CDS encoding V-type ATP synthase subunit D, protein MSKDVKPTRKNLMAIEDRIELSERGHDTLEKKRDGLIMEFMDILDQAQDVRSDLDDSYERAQRNINMARAMEGDVAVRGAAAALKEHPEITTQSKNIMGVVVPQIESTKVQKSLDQRGYGLVGTSARIDEAADAYEELLENVILAAEVETAMKKMLDEIEKTKRRVNALEFKLLPELKGAQEYIEQKLEEQEREEIFRMKKIKAKKEEDEAEEEAERATEAEPIPADD, encoded by the coding sequence ATGAGCAAGGACGTCAAACCGACGCGGAAGAACCTCATGGCGATCGAGGACCGCATCGAGCTCTCCGAGCGGGGCCACGACACCCTCGAGAAGAAGCGCGACGGCCTCATCATGGAGTTCATGGACATCCTCGACCAGGCCCAGGACGTCCGGTCGGACCTCGACGACAGCTACGAGCGCGCCCAGCGGAACATCAACATGGCGCGGGCGATGGAGGGCGACGTCGCGGTCCGCGGCGCCGCGGCCGCGCTGAAGGAGCACCCCGAGATCACCACGCAGTCGAAGAACATCATGGGCGTCGTCGTCCCGCAGATCGAGTCGACGAAGGTCCAGAAGTCCCTCGACCAGCGCGGCTACGGGCTCGTCGGCACCTCCGCGCGCATCGACGAGGCCGCCGACGCCTACGAGGAGCTGCTGGAGAACGTCATCCTCGCCGCCGAGGTCGAGACGGCGATGAAGAAGATGCTCGACGAGATCGAGAAGACCAAGCGCCGGGTCAACGCCCTGGAGTTCAAGCTCCTCCCCGAACTGAAGGGCGCCCAGGAGTACATCGAGCAGAAGCTCGAGGAGCAGGAACGCGAGGAGATCTTCCGCATGAAGAAGATCAAGGCGAAGAAGGAGGAGGACGAGGCCGAAGAGGAGGCCGAGCGGGCGACCGAGGCCGAGCCGATCCCCGCCGACGACTGA
- a CDS encoding DUF6276 family protein, protein MDCPNCQAPMVAFDVPERYREHAPESSAHAALCPECLTLSAADAAPADPRFDRISDAFPTGEAAVPLALAVGLLDSLALNRSDIEALLDAVAEAGTDPLLVLDRLQVQGGVDPVFDLERRRHQVEQLFE, encoded by the coding sequence ATGGACTGTCCCAACTGCCAGGCCCCGATGGTGGCCTTCGACGTCCCGGAGCGGTACCGCGAGCACGCCCCGGAGTCGTCGGCCCACGCCGCGCTCTGTCCGGAGTGCCTCACGCTCTCGGCGGCCGACGCGGCGCCGGCCGACCCGCGGTTCGACCGCATCAGCGACGCCTTCCCGACCGGCGAGGCGGCCGTGCCGCTGGCGCTGGCCGTCGGACTGCTCGACTCGCTGGCGCTCAACCGCAGCGACATCGAGGCGCTGCTCGATGCCGTCGCCGAGGCCGGCACCGACCCGCTGCTCGTCCTCGACCGACTGCAGGTCCAGGGCGGCGTCGACCCGGTCTTCGACCTCGAGCGCCGGCGCCACCAGGTCGAACAGCTGTTCGAGTGA
- the prf1 gene encoding peptide chain release factor aRF-1, which produces MSEQEGDPSEKQKYEFKKVIEELDDYSGSGTQLVSIYVPEDRLISDVVQHVTQEHSEASNIKSKQTRTAVQDALKSIKDRLKYYDVHPPENGMVLFSGAVDAGGGQTDMVTEVLESPPEPIQSFRYHCDSHFLTEPLQEMMGDKGLYGLIVLDRREANVGWLKGKRVEPVKSASSLVPGKQRKGGQSAQRFARLRLEAIDNFYQEVAEMADDLFVPRRHEIDGILVGGPSPTKDEFLDGDYLHHELQDHVLGKFDVSYTDESGLYDLVDAAEDVLAETEVMKDKSEMEEFFEQLHDGQKATYGFDATRRNLMMGSVDRLLISEDLRKDVVTYDCGGREEFELVDRRAETPSHTCEDGGEGEVEEREDAIDHLMEIAEQRGTEVKFISTDFEKGEQLLTAFGGIAGILRYSTGV; this is translated from the coding sequence ATGAGCGAACAGGAAGGGGACCCGTCCGAAAAACAGAAATACGAGTTCAAGAAGGTCATCGAGGAGCTCGACGACTACTCGGGCTCGGGGACCCAGCTCGTCTCCATCTACGTCCCGGAGGACCGGCTCATCAGCGACGTCGTCCAGCACGTCACCCAGGAGCACAGCGAGGCGTCGAACATCAAGTCCAAGCAGACGCGGACCGCGGTCCAGGACGCCCTCAAGAGCATCAAGGACCGCCTGAAGTACTACGACGTCCACCCGCCGGAGAACGGGATGGTGCTGTTCTCCGGGGCCGTCGACGCCGGCGGCGGCCAGACCGACATGGTCACCGAGGTCCTCGAGTCGCCGCCCGAACCCATCCAGTCGTTCCGCTACCACTGCGACTCCCACTTCCTGACCGAGCCCCTCCAGGAGATGATGGGCGACAAGGGCCTCTACGGCCTGATCGTCCTCGACCGGCGGGAGGCCAACGTCGGCTGGCTGAAGGGCAAGCGCGTCGAACCCGTCAAGTCGGCCTCCTCGCTCGTCCCCGGCAAGCAGCGGAAGGGCGGCCAGTCCGCACAGCGGTTCGCCCGCCTCCGGCTCGAGGCCATCGACAACTTCTACCAGGAGGTCGCCGAGATGGCCGACGACCTCTTCGTCCCGCGCCGCCACGAGATCGACGGCATCCTCGTCGGCGGCCCCTCGCCGACCAAGGACGAGTTCCTCGACGGCGACTACCTCCACCACGAGCTGCAGGACCACGTCCTCGGGAAGTTCGACGTCTCCTACACCGACGAGTCCGGCCTCTACGACCTCGTCGACGCCGCCGAGGACGTCCTCGCCGAGACGGAGGTGATGAAGGACAAGTCCGAGATGGAGGAGTTCTTCGAGCAGCTCCACGACGGCCAGAAGGCCACCTACGGCTTCGACGCCACCCGGCGGAACCTCATGATGGGGTCGGTCGACCGGCTGCTCATCTCCGAGGACCTCCGGAAGGACGTCGTCACCTACGACTGCGGCGGCCGCGAGGAGTTCGAACTCGTCGACCGCCGGGCCGAGACGCCGAGTCACACCTGCGAGGACGGCGGCGAGGGCGAGGTCGAGGAACGGGAGGACGCCATCGACCACCTCATGGAGATCGCCGAACAGCGCGGCACCGAGGTGAAGTTCATCTCGACGGACTTCGAGAAGGGCGAACAGCTGCTGACGGCCTTCGGCGGCATCGCCGGCATCCTGCGGTACTCCACCGGCGTCTGA
- the argS gene encoding arginine--tRNA ligase, with the protein MFLTFRESVEAALREALQARGLPTDDLGIEEPPEDVDSVLASSVAFRLAGELESPPPQVAVELAGDVDVSDHDLVDRVEPTGPYLNFFPSDAYFQGALEAGQADDYGALADRETSVVVEHTSANPTGPVHVGRARNPIIGDAVANVLDYAGYDVDRHYYVNDAGRQIAVFTWAYETFDESDLPEPARDRAEYRMVRYYRKGNEYLEEADPDDVEDAEAEIQAILQGLEAGDEEAYERVGEVVDTVLGGMRECLARLPAEFDEFVKETRFMRDGSTDDVVDRLKELDQAVYEDDAWQLDFDDIDKNLVFLRADDTSLYTTRDLAHHEWKFDNYDRAVTVLGEDHKLQAEQLRRTLELLDNDADQLENVIYSYVNLPEGKMSTRRGTGVQLDDLLDEAIDRARDEVEERLDDRLRDDDLDADDVERIARQVGVGAVRYDIVSKQPSKGITFEWERALDFEAQSAPYVQYVHARCCGILGEAGDVDPDPDASELTTDAERELLRVLARFPGVVDEAAADLEPHQVATYTRELADRFNSFYRECPVLTADDAATRAARLSLVAASKHAVANALDVLGVEAPDSM; encoded by the coding sequence ATGTTCCTCACCTTCCGCGAATCGGTCGAGGCGGCGCTTCGCGAGGCCCTCCAGGCCCGCGGGCTGCCGACCGACGACCTCGGCATCGAGGAGCCGCCGGAGGACGTCGACTCGGTGCTGGCCTCCAGCGTCGCCTTCCGGCTGGCCGGCGAACTCGAGTCGCCCCCGCCGCAGGTGGCCGTCGAGCTGGCCGGCGACGTCGACGTCTCCGACCACGACCTCGTCGACCGCGTCGAGCCGACCGGCCCCTACCTGAACTTCTTCCCCTCGGACGCCTACTTCCAGGGCGCCCTCGAGGCCGGCCAGGCCGACGACTACGGCGCCCTCGCGGACCGCGAGACATCCGTCGTCGTCGAGCACACCTCCGCGAACCCGACCGGCCCGGTCCACGTCGGGCGCGCGCGCAACCCCATCATCGGCGACGCCGTCGCCAACGTGCTCGACTACGCCGGCTACGACGTCGACCGCCACTACTACGTCAACGACGCCGGCCGGCAGATCGCCGTCTTCACGTGGGCCTACGAGACCTTCGACGAGTCCGACCTCCCGGAACCGGCCCGCGACCGCGCGGAGTACCGCATGGTCCGCTACTATCGCAAGGGCAACGAGTACCTCGAGGAGGCCGACCCCGACGACGTCGAGGACGCCGAGGCCGAGATCCAGGCCATCCTCCAGGGGCTCGAGGCGGGCGACGAGGAGGCCTACGAGCGCGTCGGCGAGGTCGTCGACACCGTCCTCGGCGGGATGCGGGAGTGTCTCGCCCGGCTGCCCGCCGAGTTCGACGAGTTCGTCAAGGAGACGCGGTTCATGCGCGACGGCTCGACCGACGACGTCGTCGACCGGCTCAAGGAGCTCGACCAGGCCGTCTACGAGGACGACGCCTGGCAGCTCGACTTCGACGACATCGACAAGAACCTCGTCTTCCTGCGGGCCGACGACACCTCCCTGTACACCACCCGCGACCTCGCCCACCACGAGTGGAAGTTCGACAACTACGACCGGGCCGTCACCGTCCTCGGCGAGGACCACAAGCTGCAGGCCGAACAGCTCCGCCGGACCCTCGAACTGCTCGACAACGACGCCGACCAGCTGGAGAACGTCATCTACTCGTACGTCAACCTCCCCGAGGGGAAGATGTCGACCCGCCGCGGCACCGGCGTCCAGCTCGACGACCTCCTCGACGAGGCCATCGACCGCGCGCGCGACGAGGTCGAAGAGCGCCTCGACGACCGCCTCCGCGACGACGACCTCGACGCCGACGACGTCGAGCGCATCGCCCGCCAGGTCGGCGTCGGCGCCGTCCGCTACGACATCGTCTCCAAGCAGCCCTCCAAGGGCATCACCTTCGAGTGGGAGCGGGCGCTGGACTTCGAGGCCCAGTCCGCGCCGTACGTCCAGTACGTCCACGCGCGCTGCTGTGGGATCCTCGGTGAAGCGGGCGACGTCGACCCCGACCCCGACGCCTCCGAACTCACCACCGACGCCGAGCGGGAACTGCTCCGCGTGCTCGCGCGGTTCCCCGGCGTCGTCGACGAGGCCGCCGCCGACCTCGAGCCCCACCAGGTCGCCACCTACACCCGCGAACTCGCTGACCGGTTCAACAGCTTCTACCGGGAGTGTCCGGTGCTGACCGCCGACGACGCGGCCACCCGCGCCGCGAGACTCTCGCTCGTCGCCGCCTCGAAGCACGCCGTCGCCAACGCCCTCGACGTCCTCGGGGTCGAGGCGCCCGACTCGATGTAG
- a CDS encoding HTH domain-containing protein has product MLRGIDARGAADDEPTIIRVADRDPVDAEVTVFLDANASGAAADRQDDVTAEFERLEAAGVIDAPSVVTWQDADVGARFNEFRDAVGGGSLDPFFEELADGNALDVPHVCIALRSDGSLTGLYPRTADGDEQTVEDCLRALRTGDHAENVEYGPDRSVKSVDVRDDESATAEIEQSSDAAKAD; this is encoded by the coding sequence ATGCTCAGAGGGATCGATGCGCGCGGCGCGGCCGACGACGAACCGACGATCATCAGGGTCGCCGACCGGGACCCGGTGGACGCGGAGGTCACCGTGTTCCTCGACGCGAACGCGTCGGGCGCGGCCGCGGACCGACAGGACGACGTGACCGCGGAGTTCGAACGGCTCGAGGCGGCCGGCGTGATCGACGCCCCGTCCGTCGTCACCTGGCAGGACGCCGACGTCGGCGCGCGATTCAACGAGTTCCGCGACGCCGTCGGCGGCGGTTCGCTGGATCCTTTCTTCGAGGAGCTGGCGGACGGGAACGCACTGGACGTCCCGCACGTCTGCATCGCGCTCCGTTCGGACGGTTCGCTGACCGGCCTCTACCCGCGGACGGCGGACGGCGACGAGCAGACCGTCGAGGACTGCCTCCGGGCGCTCCGGACCGGCGACCACGCGGAGAACGTCGAGTACGGCCCGGACCGCTCCGTGAAGTCCGTCGACGTCAGGGACGACGAGTCCGCGACCGCGGAGATCGAGCAGTCGAGCGACGCGGCGAAGGCCGACTGA
- the twy1 gene encoding 4-demethylwyosine synthase TYW1 produces the protein MPKQVSDPDYHSENHTAAQTCGWTANALRGEGRCYKNHFYGIQSHRCIQMTPVVKCNERCVFCWRDHAGHAYELGDVEWDDPEAVADASIELQRKLLSGFGGNDAVPEEVFEEAMEPRHVAISLDGEPTLYPYLPELIEAFHDRGITTFLVSNGTRPEVLEACDPTQLYVSVDAPDRKTFGEVVKAVEDDAWDRLIETIDVLAAKEETRTVLRTTLLDGYNMRHPEWYAAMFDRADADFVEMKAYMHVGNSRDRLDRDVMPDHEDVVAFTEAVQEYLPTHPVVRDVEESRVALLAREEDTWVPKLKGGSEFWQADPYASS, from the coding sequence ATGCCCAAGCAGGTCAGCGACCCGGACTACCACAGCGAGAACCACACGGCCGCCCAGACCTGCGGGTGGACCGCCAACGCCCTCCGCGGCGAGGGCCGCTGCTACAAGAACCACTTCTACGGCATCCAGTCGCACCGCTGCATCCAGATGACGCCCGTCGTCAAGTGCAACGAGCGCTGCGTCTTCTGCTGGCGGGACCACGCCGGCCACGCCTACGAACTCGGCGACGTGGAGTGGGACGACCCCGAGGCCGTCGCCGACGCTTCCATCGAGCTCCAGCGGAAGCTGCTGTCCGGCTTCGGCGGCAACGACGCCGTCCCCGAGGAGGTCTTCGAGGAGGCGATGGAGCCCCGCCACGTCGCCATCTCGCTGGACGGCGAGCCGACGCTGTACCCATACCTCCCCGAGCTGATCGAGGCGTTCCACGACCGCGGCATCACGACGTTCCTCGTCTCGAACGGCACCCGGCCGGAGGTCCTCGAGGCCTGCGACCCGACGCAACTGTACGTCAGCGTCGACGCTCCCGACCGGAAGACATTCGGCGAGGTCGTCAAGGCCGTCGAGGACGACGCCTGGGACCGGCTGATCGAGACCATCGACGTGCTCGCGGCGAAGGAGGAGACCCGGACGGTGCTCCGGACGACGCTGCTGGACGGGTACAACATGCGCCACCCCGAGTGGTACGCCGCGATGTTCGACCGCGCCGACGCCGACTTCGTCGAGATGAAGGCGTACATGCACGTCGGCAACTCCCGGGACCGCCTGGACCGCGACGTCATGCCCGACCACGAGGACGTCGTCGCGTTCACCGAGGCCGTCCAGGAGTACCTGCCGACCCACCCCGTCGTCCGCGACGTCGAGGAGTCGCGGGTCGCGCTGCTGGCCCGAGAGGAGGACACCTGGGTGCCGAAGCTCAAGGGCGGCAGCGAGTTCTGGCAGGCCGACCCCTACGCCAGTTCCTAG
- a CDS encoding DUF120 domain-containing protein: protein MSQSTGRVGHDELATLKLVALDGALEGRATVTCAALADRLDASNQTASRRLQRLEDAGHLEREMTGDGQRVAVTSEGERALQREYADYRRLFEGDADVSLSGVVTSGMGEGRHYISLSGYMEQFRDRLGYEPFAGTLNVELDEESARARARMDALDPIGIDGWEDDDRTYGPAFCWPATVEHVGPEGRRNGADGDRYADAHVIAPKRTHHGDDQLEIIAPEKLRDELALDDGDHLTIHVSEQ from the coding sequence ATGTCCCAGTCAACCGGGCGCGTCGGCCACGACGAGCTGGCGACGCTGAAGCTCGTCGCCCTCGACGGCGCGCTCGAGGGCCGGGCGACGGTGACCTGCGCCGCGCTCGCCGACCGGCTCGACGCCTCCAACCAGACCGCCTCCCGGCGCCTCCAGCGGCTCGAGGACGCCGGCCACCTCGAGCGGGAGATGACCGGCGACGGCCAGCGGGTCGCCGTCACGAGCGAGGGCGAACGGGCCCTCCAGCGGGAGTACGCCGACTACCGCCGGCTCTTCGAGGGCGACGCGGACGTCTCCCTCTCCGGCGTCGTCACCAGCGGGATGGGCGAGGGCCGCCACTACATCTCGCTGTCCGGCTACATGGAGCAGTTCCGCGACCGCCTCGGCTACGAGCCCTTCGCGGGGACGCTGAACGTCGAACTCGACGAGGAGAGCGCCCGGGCCCGCGCCCGGATGGACGCCCTCGACCCCATCGGCATCGACGGCTGGGAGGACGACGACCGCACCTACGGGCCCGCGTTCTGCTGGCCGGCCACCGTCGAGCACGTCGGCCCGGAGGGGCGACGGAACGGAGCCGACGGCGACCGATACGCGGACGCCCACGTCATCGCGCCGAAGCGGACCCACCACGGCGACGACCAGCTGGAGATCATCGCCCCCGAGAAGCTCCGCGACGAACTGGCACTCGACGACGGCGACCACCTCACCATCCATGTCTCAGAGCAGTAA
- the ribB gene encoding 3,4-dihydroxy-2-butanone-4-phosphate synthase — protein sequence MSQSSNTARSRRGVDAAVAAFAAGEPVLIHDAADREGEVDLVYPAAAVEPEDVARLRNDAGGLVCVALSDTVCETWALPFAQELVDHPAGASHDLGYDERSSFSLTVNHRDTFTGITDDDRALTISKLGAAAGAIDQATTVAGDDAADAIAPDAEGFAEAFRAPGHVHLLRAAPGGLEDREGHTELGLALADAADVAPAVVVCEMLDDESGEALPPAAARAYADRNGFAYVEGSELIARFR from the coding sequence ATGTCTCAGAGCAGTAACACCGCCCGGTCCCGGCGCGGCGTCGACGCCGCCGTCGCGGCCTTCGCCGCCGGCGAGCCGGTCCTCATCCACGACGCCGCCGACCGCGAGGGCGAGGTCGACCTCGTCTACCCCGCCGCCGCCGTCGAGCCCGAGGACGTCGCCCGCCTGCGCAACGACGCCGGCGGCCTCGTCTGCGTCGCGCTCTCCGATACGGTCTGTGAGACCTGGGCGCTGCCGTTCGCCCAGGAGCTCGTCGACCACCCCGCCGGCGCGTCCCACGACCTCGGCTACGACGAGCGCTCGTCGTTCTCGCTGACGGTCAACCACCGGGACACCTTCACCGGCATCACCGACGACGACCGCGCGCTCACCATCTCGAAGCTCGGGGCGGCCGCCGGCGCCATCGACCAGGCGACCACCGTCGCCGGCGACGACGCCGCCGACGCCATCGCCCCCGACGCCGAGGGCTTCGCCGAGGCGTTCCGCGCGCCCGGCCACGTCCACCTGCTCCGGGCCGCCCCCGGCGGCCTCGAGGACCGCGAGGGCCACACCGAACTCGGCCTCGCGCTGGCCGACGCGGCCGACGTCGCCCCCGCCGTCGTCGTCTGCGAGATGCTCGACGACGAGAGCGGCGAGGCGCTCCCGCCGGCGGCCGCGCGGGCCTACGCGGACCGCAACGGGTTCGCCTACGTCGAGGGCTCCGAACTGATCGCCCGCTTCCGGTAG
- a CDS encoding ABC transporter ATP-binding protein, with amino-acid sequence MSDRAAGGGSASDESDADARAGFVVDGVSKRYGDVTALDGVDLAVRPGQVHGLVGPNGSGKTTLFHLLSGLARPSAGTVRRPDPGRVGVGFQQPRFYPDLTVRENLSVFRSFAADPPPADWTATLLEALRLEPAAHRPGRDLSGGFRTKLDLALAMLKRPDFLLLDEPLSDVDDHSRARIVSFLGEYCTEDRSIVVSTHNVESFDDVLDRVTVLVDGEIEYDGPAQADALDRYRDVLEADPVER; translated from the coding sequence ATGAGTGACCGGGCGGCGGGCGGCGGAAGCGCCTCCGACGAGTCCGACGCCGACGCCCGGGCCGGCTTCGTCGTCGACGGCGTCTCGAAGCGCTACGGCGACGTCACGGCGCTCGACGGCGTCGACCTCGCCGTCCGGCCCGGACAGGTCCACGGCCTCGTCGGTCCGAACGGTTCCGGGAAGACGACGCTGTTCCACCTGCTGTCCGGCCTCGCCCGGCCGTCGGCGGGGACCGTCCGCCGCCCCGACCCGGGGCGCGTCGGCGTCGGCTTCCAGCAGCCGCGGTTCTACCCCGACCTCACCGTCCGCGAGAACCTCTCGGTGTTCCGGTCGTTCGCCGCCGACCCGCCGCCGGCCGACTGGACGGCGACCCTGCTCGAGGCCCTCCGGCTGGAACCCGCCGCCCACCGGCCGGGTAGGGACCTCTCCGGCGGCTTCCGAACCAAGCTCGACCTCGCGCTCGCGATGCTGAAGCGCCCCGACTTCCTCCTGCTGGACGAGCCGCTCTCCGACGTCGACGACCACTCCCGGGCGCGGATCGTCTCGTTCCTCGGGGAGTACTGCACCGAGGACCGCAGCATCGTCGTCTCCACCCACAACGTCGAGTCCTTCGACGACGTGCTCGACCGGGTGACCGTGCTGGTGGACGGCGAGATCGAGTACGACGGGCCCGCGCAGGCCGACGCCCTCGACCGGTACCGGGACGTCCTCGAGGCCGATCCGGTCGAGCGGTAG
- a CDS encoding ABC transporter permease, giving the protein MTALALLKKELLTVRRNLGLFVVLLVVVPAALAAGTAAYQQTVPQDVPVAVAPADDATAEEDLSLVRGAVQFFAEPEAYDDREAATRALEREEVYMAFLVPPGLTEAGNEATVTVLSDRTNAPLQDPAELALEMLATQFDALAPADVTFEMEGFGTERSLSAFMLPSALFALVVLYALVYLPYQVREERRVMDRLRTETSLELVVASKLLFYGALVVLPAATVSAAGRYFEYGFGALAPETLLVLALTFLYLAAAGLAVLFFMRLRQAAVFVNLGLAIGALALSGLLYPVGFYSEVRKTIARSLPTHYSIVTLRGTMLRDAPLSLYGDYLGWLAASVLVALLLLGVSLRHYERGGVHE; this is encoded by the coding sequence GTGACGGCCCTGGCGCTCCTCAAGAAGGAGCTTCTCACCGTCCGCCGGAACCTCGGGCTGTTCGTCGTCCTCCTCGTGGTCGTCCCGGCGGCGCTGGCCGCCGGCACCGCCGCATATCAGCAGACCGTCCCCCAGGACGTCCCCGTCGCGGTCGCGCCGGCCGACGACGCGACCGCCGAGGAGGACCTCTCGCTGGTCCGCGGCGCCGTCCAGTTCTTCGCCGAGCCGGAGGCCTACGACGACCGCGAGGCCGCGACCCGCGCCCTTGAGCGCGAGGAGGTGTACATGGCGTTCCTCGTGCCGCCCGGCTTGACCGAGGCGGGCAACGAGGCGACGGTCACCGTCCTCTCCGACCGGACCAACGCGCCGCTGCAGGACCCCGCGGAACTCGCCCTCGAGATGCTGGCGACGCAGTTCGACGCGCTGGCGCCGGCCGACGTGACCTTCGAGATGGAGGGGTTCGGCACCGAGCGGTCGCTGTCGGCGTTCATGCTCCCGTCGGCGCTGTTCGCGCTCGTCGTCCTCTACGCGCTGGTGTACCTGCCCTACCAGGTCCGCGAGGAGCGGCGCGTCATGGACCGCCTCCGGACGGAGACCAGCCTGGAACTCGTCGTCGCGAGCAAGCTGCTGTTCTACGGCGCGCTGGTCGTCCTGCCGGCGGCGACGGTCTCCGCGGCCGGCCGGTACTTCGAGTACGGCTTCGGCGCGCTCGCCCCGGAGACGCTGCTCGTGCTCGCGCTGACCTTCCTGTACCTCGCAGCCGCCGGCCTCGCGGTCCTCTTCTTCATGCGCCTCCGGCAGGCCGCGGTGTTCGTCAACCTCGGGCTCGCCATCGGCGCGCTGGCGCTGTCCGGGCTGCTCTACCCGGTCGGGTTCTACTCCGAGGTCCGGAAGACCATCGCGCGCTCGCTGCCGACGCACTACTCGATCGTGACGCTCCGCGGGACGATGCTCCGGGACGCCCCCCTGTCGCTGTACGGCGACTACCTCGGGTGGCTCGCCGCCAGCGTCCTGGTCGCCCTGCTCTTGCTCGGCGTCTCGCTGCGGCACTACGAGCGGGGTGGCGTCCATGAGTGA
- the rnz gene encoding ribonuclease Z, producing MSLCVTFLGTSGAVPTTQRNTSAVFVRREGDRLLFDCGEGTQRQMMRFGTGFAVSHVFVTHLHGDHVLGIPGLLQTMDFNERDDPIAVHVPAGTRREVERLVGATGTDPDFPVRVHGVEAGDVALSADDYEVRAFDTDHDARSVGYALVEDDRKGRFDRERAEELGVPVGPKFQRLHAGEAVELEDGTVVEPDQVVGDPRPGRTVVYTGDTRPTGATVEAAEDADLLIHDATFADDNAGRAGQTGHSTAASAAEIANRAGAERLALVHVSSRYAGNPTPLEREAREIFEGRRAFVPDDGDELDVPYPE from the coding sequence ATGTCGCTGTGCGTGACGTTCCTCGGGACCAGCGGGGCCGTGCCGACGACCCAGCGGAACACCAGCGCCGTCTTCGTCCGCCGGGAGGGCGACCGCCTGCTGTTCGACTGCGGGGAGGGCACCCAGCGGCAGATGATGCGGTTCGGCACCGGTTTCGCCGTCTCGCACGTCTTCGTCACGCACCTCCACGGGGACCACGTCCTCGGCATCCCCGGCCTGTTGCAGACGATGGATTTCAACGAGCGGGACGACCCGATCGCCGTCCACGTCCCCGCGGGCACCCGGCGCGAGGTCGAGCGGCTCGTCGGCGCCACCGGGACCGACCCCGACTTCCCGGTCCGCGTCCACGGCGTCGAGGCCGGCGACGTCGCGCTGTCGGCCGACGACTACGAGGTCCGGGCCTTCGACACCGACCACGACGCCCGGTCGGTCGGCTACGCGCTCGTCGAGGACGACCGCAAGGGCCGGTTCGACCGCGAGCGCGCCGAGGAGCTCGGCGTCCCCGTCGGCCCGAAGTTCCAGCGGCTCCACGCCGGCGAGGCCGTCGAACTCGAGGACGGCACCGTCGTCGAGCCCGACCAGGTCGTCGGCGACCCCCGACCGGGCCGGACGGTCGTCTACACCGGCGACACCCGGCCGACGGGGGCGACCGTCGAGGCCGCCGAGGACGCGGACCTGCTGATCCACGACGCGACGTTCGCCGACGACAACGCGGGACGGGCGGGCCAGACCGGCCACTCGACGGCCGCCAGCGCGGCGGAGATCGCCAACCGGGCCGGCGCCGAGCGCCTCGCGCTCGTCCACGTCTCCTCGCGGTACGCCGGCAACCCGACGCCCCTCGAGCGGGAGGCCCGGGAGATATTCGAGGGACGGCGGGCGTTCGTCCCCGACGACGGCGACGAGCTAGACGTCCCCTACCCGGAGTGA
- a CDS encoding response regulator, whose translation MDPTTNEPTVLAVDDDESHLELFEIWLEGAYDVLTAADGTEALERFDRTVDVVLLDRNMPGLSGDEVLTRVRSRPGHCRVVMVTGADLDGEAVPLPFDDYLVKPVTRDDLEAALEQALRHANYGRLQDELYTVASRIAVLETHVDRGELEGNADYRALQDRFEELQAEFDALTGDVGDWECWDEFDREPAAGD comes from the coding sequence ATGGACCCGACCACGAACGAACCGACGGTACTCGCTGTCGACGACGACGAATCGCACCTGGAACTGTTCGAGATCTGGCTCGAGGGGGCCTACGACGTCCTGACGGCCGCCGACGGCACCGAGGCCCTGGAGCGGTTCGACCGGACCGTCGACGTCGTGTTGCTCGACCGGAACATGCCGGGCCTGAGCGGCGACGAGGTGCTCACCCGCGTGCGCAGCCGGCCCGGCCACTGCCGCGTCGTGATGGTGACGGGGGCGGACCTCGACGGCGAGGCCGTCCCGCTGCCGTTCGACGACTACCTCGTGAAGCCGGTCACCCGCGACGACCTCGAGGCGGCCCTCGAGCAGGCGCTCAGACACGCCAACTACGGGCGACTGCAGGACGAGCTGTACACCGTCGCCTCGCGGATCGCGGTCCTCGAGACCCACGTCGACCGCGGCGAACTCGAGGGGAACGCCGACTACCGCGCGCTCCAGGACCGGTTCGAGGAGCTGCAGGCGGAGTTCGACGCCCTGACCGGCGACGTCGGCGACTGGGAGTGCTGGGACGAGTTCGACCGCGAGCCCGCCGCGGGCGACTGA